The following nucleotide sequence is from Desulfovermiculus halophilus DSM 18834.
TGCGCATCTTCTACGCCTATCACCAGGCCCAGGGCAGGCAGCGGCGCAAGGTGCTCATCCCGGATACAGCCCATGGAACCAATCCGGCCAGCGCGTCCATGTGCGGCTACCAGACCATTCCGGTCAAATCCTCGGAAAAGGGGGTTCTTTCCGTCCAGGCGGTCAAAGAGCTGATGGACGAGGATACGGCCGGAATCATGGTCACCAACCCGAATACCCTGGGCCTGTTTGAGCAGAACATCCGGGAGATAGCTGAGATTGTGCACGACAAGGGCGGATTGATCTATTGCGACGGAGCCAACTTCAATGCCCTGATGGGCATTGTGGACATGGCTCAGATCGGGGTGGACGTTTTGCACCTCAACCTGCACAAGACCTTCGCCGCACCCCACGGAGGCGGCGGCCCGGGATCCGGACCGGTCTGCGTCACCTCCGAGCTGGAGCCCTATCTTCCAGTCCCCAGAATCATCGCCGACAACGGAAAGTACGCTCTGTCCGACGACTTCCCGGACAGTATCGGCCGCCTGCACACCTTCTACGGTAACGTCGGGGTGATGATCAAAGCCGCCAGCTATATCCTGAGCCTGGGACCGGATCTGAAAAAGGTCAGCCAGCTGGCTGTGCTCAATGCCAACTACATCAAGGAGCAGCTCAAGGACTCCTTCTATCTCCCGTACGACCGGCAGTGCATGCATGAATGCGTGTTCTCCGACGCCTGGCAGGAAAAGACCAAGGTCAGCACCCTGGACATCGCCAAGCGGCTTCTGGACTTCGGCTTCCACCCCCCGACCATTTACTTCCCCCTGGTGGTTTCCGGGGCCATGATGGTCGAACCTACGGAGACCGAAAGCAAGGAGGACCTGGACCGCTTTGTCCAGGCCATGCAGATCATCGCCCGGGAAGCCCGGGAAAATCCGGACATCCTGCACCAGGCCCCGACCAAGACCAAGGTGGGGCGGATGAACGAAACCATGGCCGCCAGAAATCCCTGTCTGACCGGGTAGGCTGCACATGATCGCCACCCGGC
It contains:
- the gcvPB gene encoding aminomethyl-transferring glycine dehydrogenase subunit GcvPB is translated as MTEYTVPGTSGLTMNEPLLWERGREGRCGFSLPRRDVPETELPAELETPGPDLPDLSELDVVRHYTRLSHWNFGVDTGSYPLGSCTMKYNPKTNEVQASRPGFAQAHPLLPASMSQGILQLMHDLQTHLAEITGLPHVTLQPAAGAHGEYTGMRIFYAYHQAQGRQRRKVLIPDTAHGTNPASASMCGYQTIPVKSSEKGVLSVQAVKELMDEDTAGIMVTNPNTLGLFEQNIREIAEIVHDKGGLIYCDGANFNALMGIVDMAQIGVDVLHLNLHKTFAAPHGGGGPGSGPVCVTSELEPYLPVPRIIADNGKYALSDDFPDSIGRLHTFYGNVGVMIKAASYILSLGPDLKKVSQLAVLNANYIKEQLKDSFYLPYDRQCMHECVFSDAWQEKTKVSTLDIAKRLLDFGFHPPTIYFPLVVSGAMMVEPTETESKEDLDRFVQAMQIIAREARENPDILHQAPTKTKVGRMNETMAARNPCLTG